One genomic segment of Stigmatopora argus isolate UIUO_Sarg chromosome 1, RoL_Sarg_1.0, whole genome shotgun sequence includes these proteins:
- the f7i gene encoding coagulation factor VIIi: MTKSIRSGSQFLRVEVLDIMLERICILLILLFGIAAAAVFVEKKQAEAILSRWRRANSGFFEELKQGDLERECIEEICDYEEAREVFEDDAQTRQFWQDYERREPCRINPCLNNGVCVPVGTGFQCNCAEGYEGRLCQMVFEDSLKCIYHNGECQQFCDGSGKRRKCSCADGYVLGEDGRQCIAQVEFPCGLLAPTNQSIMGQTRLVGANHCPKGDCPWQVLIQLNGASHCGGSLIRPNRVLTAAHCVQGIKPDKLTVVAGEYNLDADDHTEQRIPVSTVIVHEDYNKATGDSDIALLHLSSGASLNRHVIPVCLPTKDLAERELLLLRYHTVSGWGKRTSGGNDQATGTTSVSVSPVLRKMSVPIIQNSQCSQRGQFNFTDNMLCAGYLEGQQESCRGDDGSPLTTFFGSTHFLTGVVGWGQGCSTPGYFGVYANVAKFVDWVESKNMPPSTMPPGLQQIVI, from the exons ATCTGGAAGTCAGTTTTTGAGAGTTGAGGTACTGGACATCATGTTGGAGAGAATCTGCATTTTGTTGATTCTGCTGTTTGGCATCGCTGCAGCTGCAG TGTTTGTGGAGAAGAAGCAAGCCGAAGCCATTCTGAGTCGATGGCGGCGGGCAAACTCTGGCTTCTTTGAGGAACTCAAGCAAGGCGACCTTGAAAGGGAATGCATCGAGGAGATCTGCGACTATGAAGAGGCTAGAGAAGTGTTTGAGGACGATGCGCAGACG AGGCAATTCTGGCAGGATTATGAAC GTCGGGAACCCTGCCGAATCAACCCGTGCCTGAACAATGGCGTGTGTGTCCCCGTTGGGACCGGCTTCCAGTGTAACTGTGCCGAAGGCTATGAAGGACGCCTATGCCAGATGG TATTCGAAGACTCACTCAAGTGTATTTACCACAACGGTGAGTGTCAGCAATTTTGCGATGGCTCAGGAAAGCGCCGCAAATGTTCCTGTGCCGATGGCTACGTTCTGGGCGAGGACGGGCGTCAGTGCATTGCTCAGG TGGAGTTTCCATGTGGCCTTCTGGCTCCTACCAATCAGAGCATAATGGGTCAAACGAGGCTTGTGGGGGCTAATCATTGCCCCAAAGGAGATTGTCCCTGGCAG GTTCTGATTCAGTTGAACGGAGCCAGCCACTGCGGAGGTTCTCTGATCCGTCCCAACCGGGTCCTTACTGCAGCTCACTGTGTCCAGGGAATCAAACCTGACAAACTTACTGTGGTGGCAG GGGAATACAACCTGGACGCTGACGACCACACAGAACAAAGGATTCCCGTTTCCACTGTGATTGTTCATGAAGATTATAACAAGGCAACAGGAGATAGCGATATTGCGCTTCTGCATTTGAGTAGTGGCGCATCCCTTAATAGGCATGTCATACCAGTCTGCTTGCCCACTAAAGACTTGGCAGAACGTGAGCTTCTGTTGCTGCGCTATCATACCGTTTCTGGATGGGGAAAGAGGACCAGCGGAGGCAATGACCAGGCCACTGGAACCACCAGTGTGTCTGTCTCTCCGGTCCTGCGCAAAATGTCTGTGCCCATCATCCAGAACTCCCAGTGTTCCCAGAGAGGACAGTTCAATTTTACTGACAATATGCTTTGTGCCGGCTACCTGGAGGGTCAACAGGAAAGTTGCCGTGGAGACGACGGGAGCCCACTGACTACTTTCTTTGGTTCTACCCACTTCCTTACTGGTGTAGTGGGTTGGGGGCAGGGTTGCTCCACCCCAGGGTATTTTGGCGTTTACGCCAACGTTGCTAAATTCGTTGACTGGGTGGAGTCCAAGAACATGCCCCCATCCACGATGCCACCTGGCCTGCAACAGATAGTAATTTAA
- the f10 gene encoding coagulation factor X, whose translation MFCFGGLSLGALFFHLATAHVFLATEEASQVLIRPRRANHFLEEVKQGNMERECREERCTWEEAREIFEDTAQTDRFWATYTDGDACLSTPCAHRGRCEDGIGRYTCYCYHGYKGVNCEIAIPQLCENENGGCQHYCKVYQGGIACSCADGYYLTSDEKSCESNEPFKCGVLHTSKTRTIFRYQRPNVTEGNVTGFNQTYAEGNDTSNLGLPESFLPGNNSSHPILEDDVEEEEIISEVTGMTRIVNGKNCPPGECPWQAVLIDEHNEGFCGGTILNEYIILTAAHCLNHTKSITVRLGEFDFKVTEGTESNHYLETALTHRLYRHDTFHNDIAILKLATPITFSRYILPACLPDTDFAENVLMKQLSGMVSGFGRLGENREPSTILQRLSVPYVPQHTCKESSKFRISAHMFCAGYDKIAKDSCRGDSGGPHVTEYKNTYFVTGVVSWGEGCAKEGKYGVYTQVSKFTKWIRYVINSLLSKNKSPGRVRRHPGTFEWRYL comes from the exons atgttttgttttggcgGCTTATCGCTTGGCGCGCTGTTTTTTCACCTGGCCACCGCTCACG TCTTCCTGGCCACCGAGGAGGCCAGCCAGGTGTTGATTAGGCCCAGACGAGCCAATCATTTCCTTGAGGAGGTCAAGCAAGGCAACATGGAGCGCGAATGTCGAGAGGAACGCTGCACATGGGAGGAAGCTCGAGAAATTTTCGAAGATACAGCTCAAACT GACAGATTCTGGGCTACGTATACTG ATGGTGACGCGTGTCTTTCAACGCCCTGCGCTCACAGAGGACGATGTGAAGATGGGATTGGTAGATACACCTGCTATTGTTATCATGGCTACAAAGGTGTCAATTGTGAAATTG CTATtcctcagctatgtgagaacgAAAACGGAGGCTGCCAGCACTACTGCAAAGTGTACCAAGGGGGCATTGCCTGCTCTTGTGCTGATGGATATTACCTAACCTCTGATGAGAAATCCTGCGAATCCAATG AGCCTTTCAAATGTGGCGTCCTACATACCAGCAAAACCAGGACCATTTTCAGGTACCAGCGCCCAAATGTGACGGAGGGAAATGTCACCGGGTTCAACCAGACCTACGCTGAAGGAAACGACACCTCAAATCTCGGTCTGCCAGAAAGCTTCCTCCCTGGCAACAACAGTAGCCATCCAATACTGGAGGATGATGTAGAGGAGGAAGAAATCATCTCTGAAGTAACAGGAATGACCCGCATCGTCAATGGAAAGAACTGCCCACCAGGAGAATGTCCGTGGCAG GCAGTTCTCATCGATGAACACAACGAAGGGTTTTGTGGTGGTACCATCCTCAACGAATACATAATCTTAACAGCGGCGCACTGCCTGAACCACACAAAATCTATCACAGTGCGGCTGG GTGAGTTTGACTTCAAGGTTACTGAGGGAACGGAATCCAACCACTATCTGGAGACCGCACTCACTCACAGGCTGTACCGCCATGACACCTTTCACAATGACATTGCCATTCTCAAACTGGCCACGCCCATCACATTTTCCAGGTACATCCTGCCAGCCTGCCTTCCTGACACAGATTTTGCTGAGAAT GTCCTCATGAAACAACTGAGCGGGATGGTGAGCGGTTTTGGCCGTCTCGGTGAAAATCGGGAACCATCCACCATTCTGCAGCGTCTCTCTGTACCTTATGTACCGCAACACACCTGTAAAGAATCTAGCAAATTCCGTATCTCAGCGCACATGTTCTGCGCAGGCTACGACAAAATAGCTAAGGATTCGTGCCGAGGAGACAGTGGTGGCCCCCATGTTACGGAGTACAAAAACACTTATTTTGTCACTGGGGTAGTCAGTTGGGGAGAAGGTTGCGCAAAAGAAGGCAAATACGGCGTCTACACTCAAGTATCAAAATTTACCAAATGGATCCGTTATGTCATCAATTCGTTGTTGAGCAAAAACAAGAGTCCCGGGAGGGTTAGGAGGCACCCGGGAACATTCGAGTGGCGTTATTTGTGA
- the prozb gene encoding protein Z, vitamin K-dependent plasma glycoprotein b isoform X1, producing the protein MALPGLRLLSLTLLACVLQVFAKADVFVKAPGAQSIFLRSKRANHFLIEEILQGNLERECHEELCTFEEAREIFEDNDMTIKFWKTYDVRGRCQPNPCLNGGNCSKTVAGFHCSCTNPFYGNTCQLAEPDLVSQEDDGEPQTAPQLVAGRVSCPTEGPNVCHQLCAANYHNFVCSCVPGFKLHSDGRSCLPEVEFPCGRLPDSHQSETMCHHGNCPWQALLLGSGGTEICAGVLLGRRSILTAASCLKRESDPQPSNFLVIAGTGDRTMSVKALHIHKHYRPHHHNNDLAFLELTSPMSFGPNLHHICLPNKDFSENILMYSKKVGVLATMNQSLDSNFTYMSLDECRAQLNVSVPLSNKMFCVTGRTEKLVRRGQKIAKDGSNTTGSSPAWQCGGLLPATPLATMERGTAFLTGTLIVPPKGCAGNGLFFTKVSRHVLWIRQLLAATESQDHTVKTKFQ; encoded by the exons ATGGCGCTACCTGGACTGCGTCTCCTCTCGCTCACCTTGCTTGCATGTGTCCTTCAGGTCTTCGCCAAAGCAGACG TGTTTGTGAAAGCACCAGGAGCGCAAAGTATTTTCCTGCGTTCCAAACGGGCAAACCATTTCCTAATAGAGGAGATCCTACAAGGAAACCTAGAGCGGGAATGTCATGAAGAACTTTGCACGTTTGAGGAAGCCAGGGAAATCTTTGAAGACAACGACATGACG ATCAAGTTCTGGAAGACCTACGATG TGAGAGGCCGTTGCCAGCCCAACCCCTGCCTTAATGGTGGGAACTGCAGTAAAACGGTGGCTGGATTCCACTGCTCCTGTACCAACCCCTTCTATGGAAATACATGTCAATTGGCTGAACCAGACTTGGTCAGCCAGGAAGATGACGGGGAGCCACAAACAGCACCTCAGTTAGTAGCAG GAAGGGTCTCCTGTCCCACGGAAGGCCCCAATGTGTGCCACCAGCTCTGTGCGGCAAACTACCACAACTTTGTGTGCTCCTGCGTGCCGGGATTCAAATTGCATAGCGATGGACGAAGCTGCCTTCCGGAAG TGGAATTTCCTTGCGGAAGGCTTCCAGACTCCCATCAATCAGAAACAATGTGTCACCATGGAAATTGTCCCTGGCAG GCGTTGTTGCTGGGAAGCGGGGGGACTGAGATTTGCGCCGGCGTTCTACTGGGTCGGCGTTCCATCCTGACTGCTGCCAGTTGCCTCAAACGTGAATCTGACCCCCAACCCTCCAATTTTTTAGTCATCGCTG GTACAGGCGACAGGACGATGTCCGTTAAAGCTTTGCACATCCACAAACATTATCGTCCCCACCACCACAACAACGACTTGGCCTTCCTAGAGTTGACAAGCCCCATGTCCTTCGGCCCGAATCTCCACCACATTTGTTTACCCAACAAAGACTTCTCTGAAAACATCCTAATGTATTCGAAGAAGGTCGGGGTTTTGGCCACCATGAACCAATCCTTAGACTCCAACTTCACTTACATGAGTTTGGACGAGTGCCGCGCCCAGCTCAACGTTTCGGTCCCACTGAGTAATAAAATGTTCTGCGTGACTGGACGGACTGAAAAATTAGTGAGGCGGGGTCAAAAGATTGCCAAAGATGGATCCAACACTACTGGAAGTTCACCTGCTTGGCAATGCGGCGGTCTGTTGCCCGCTACGCCGCTCGCCACAATGGAGAGAGGGACGGCATTTCTCACAGGGACCCTCATAGTGCCTCCTAAAGGCTGTGCGGGGAACGGGCTGTTTTTCACCAAAGTATCCAGACACGTGCTCTGGATCAGACAGCTTCTAGCGGCCACTGAGTCACAAGACCACACAGTTAAAACGAAATTTCAGTGA
- the prozb gene encoding protein Z, vitamin K-dependent plasma glycoprotein b isoform X2 — protein sequence MHSRRPTLLFWFVIVRGRCQPNPCLNGGNCSKTVAGFHCSCTNPFYGNTCQLAEPDLVSQEDDGEPQTAPQLVAGRVSCPTEGPNVCHQLCAANYHNFVCSCVPGFKLHSDGRSCLPEVEFPCGRLPDSHQSETMCHHGNCPWQALLLGSGGTEICAGVLLGRRSILTAASCLKRESDPQPSNFLVIAGTGDRTMSVKALHIHKHYRPHHHNNDLAFLELTSPMSFGPNLHHICLPNKDFSENILMYSKKVGVLATMNQSLDSNFTYMSLDECRAQLNVSVPLSNKMFCVTGRTEKLVRRGQKIAKDGSNTTGSSPAWQCGGLLPATPLATMERGTAFLTGTLIVPPKGCAGNGLFFTKVSRHVLWIRQLLAATESQDHTVKTKFQ from the exons ATGCACTCACGAAGGCCGACCCTTTTATTTTGGTTTGTCATAGTGAGAGGCCGTTGCCAGCCCAACCCCTGCCTTAATGGTGGGAACTGCAGTAAAACGGTGGCTGGATTCCACTGCTCCTGTACCAACCCCTTCTATGGAAATACATGTCAATTGGCTGAACCAGACTTGGTCAGCCAGGAAGATGACGGGGAGCCACAAACAGCACCTCAGTTAGTAGCAG GAAGGGTCTCCTGTCCCACGGAAGGCCCCAATGTGTGCCACCAGCTCTGTGCGGCAAACTACCACAACTTTGTGTGCTCCTGCGTGCCGGGATTCAAATTGCATAGCGATGGACGAAGCTGCCTTCCGGAAG TGGAATTTCCTTGCGGAAGGCTTCCAGACTCCCATCAATCAGAAACAATGTGTCACCATGGAAATTGTCCCTGGCAG GCGTTGTTGCTGGGAAGCGGGGGGACTGAGATTTGCGCCGGCGTTCTACTGGGTCGGCGTTCCATCCTGACTGCTGCCAGTTGCCTCAAACGTGAATCTGACCCCCAACCCTCCAATTTTTTAGTCATCGCTG GTACAGGCGACAGGACGATGTCCGTTAAAGCTTTGCACATCCACAAACATTATCGTCCCCACCACCACAACAACGACTTGGCCTTCCTAGAGTTGACAAGCCCCATGTCCTTCGGCCCGAATCTCCACCACATTTGTTTACCCAACAAAGACTTCTCTGAAAACATCCTAATGTATTCGAAGAAGGTCGGGGTTTTGGCCACCATGAACCAATCCTTAGACTCCAACTTCACTTACATGAGTTTGGACGAGTGCCGCGCCCAGCTCAACGTTTCGGTCCCACTGAGTAATAAAATGTTCTGCGTGACTGGACGGACTGAAAAATTAGTGAGGCGGGGTCAAAAGATTGCCAAAGATGGATCCAACACTACTGGAAGTTCACCTGCTTGGCAATGCGGCGGTCTGTTGCCCGCTACGCCGCTCGCCACAATGGAGAGAGGGACGGCATTTCTCACAGGGACCCTCATAGTGCCTCCTAAAGGCTGTGCGGGGAACGGGCTGTTTTTCACCAAAGTATCCAGACACGTGCTCTGGATCAGACAGCTTCTAGCGGCCACTGAGTCACAAGACCACACAGTTAAAACGAAATTTCAGTGA